In a single window of the Amycolatopsis sp. cg5 genome:
- a CDS encoding ATP-dependent helicase has translation MVNVATPDVLDLFSPATGAWFTGAFAAPTAAQEGAWRAAHAGEHALVVAPTGSGKTLSAFLWALDRLAVEPPPADARKRCRVLYVSPLKALAVDVQRNLRAPLAGISQASRRLGLAPPEIEVGMRTGDTTAAERRSFGKTPPDVLVTTPESLFLILTSSARESLRGVETVIIDEVHAVAGGKRGTHLAVSLERLDALLPKPAQRIGLSATVRPIDEVAAFLAGGRPVKVVQPKLAKTIEVRVEVPVDDMSQLDAPKRPEPGDEPFSFEEEVLPAPKPSIWPAVEERVLELIKEHRSTIVFANSRRLTERLTARLNELVAEHAEMERFPAEAIGQSGLATGAEATVAKAHHGSMSREQRTRVEEELKSGRLPCVVATSSLELGIDMGAVDLVIQIEAPPTVASGLQRVGRAGHQVGAVSSGVMFPKFRGDLVSCAVVAERMASGSIEAVRYPRNPLDVLAQHVVAMVALEPWTVEDLGRLIRRAAPFAALPDDALLAVLDMLAGRYPSEEFGELRARITWDRLTGELRGRPGAQRLAVTSGGTIPDRGLFTVMTPGADDKPGSRVGELDEEMVYESRVGDTILLGTSSWRVTDITHDRVLVVPAPGEPARMPFWKGDAQGRPLELGRALGSFVRELSTSDSEKARARAETAGLDERARDNLLAYLEEQKSATRHVPNDRIVLLERYRDELGDWRIILHSPFGAQVNAPWALAIAARLRENRGVDAQVAHSDDGIVLRLPDALDSDGGEVTVSVEDVLIDPDEVEQIIVAEVGGSALFAARFRECAARSLLLPRRDPRRRTPLWQQRQRASQLLSVAAKYERFPVVLEAMREVLQDVYDVGGLKELMGDVRARRVKVVEVETPSPSPFARSLLFGYVGMFLYETDAPLAERRAAALSLDSTLLAELLGTEAIRELLDADVVVEIERSLQRLDEDRQARNVEDAADLLRFLGDLTVEEAAARGIRPGWLDELEAARRAIRVRIAGEERFLAIEDAGRVRDALGAALPVGVPEAFTEPVADPVGDLLARYARGRGPFPAARAAERFGLGAAVVHGVLDRLTGEGRLVRGELSPLGAGAELEYCDAAVLRRLRRASLAKLRAEVEPVEPAALGRFLPAWHGIGARMRSAPTADDVLSVIEQLAGAPLPASAVESLILPSRLPGYSPALLDELTTAGEVTWAGCGSLAGGDGWVALAPTDVADLLLPEIEESVPSSPLHEAIVSTLEGGAQFFRQLVERATLLVDTAPNDADVVAALWDLVWAGVVSGDTLGPLRAQVSGKGATHKPRRAAPRGRYARMRAGRPHMPSRSGPPTVAGRWALTPPRETEPTRRAHARTEAFLERHGVLTRGALETERVTGGFSGIYKVLRGMEDTGQVVRGYVVEGLGAAQFAAKGAVDRLRALSDTGTPRENKTSAVVLAAADPAQPYGAALPWPAATGDTKHRPARKAGALAVLVDGIPALYVERGGRSLLSFTEDSETLRAGARALSTAVREGWLGQLAVQKADGEHALTSVLSEILVEAGFRATPKGLRLRA, from the coding sequence ATGGTGAACGTGGCTACACCTGACGTGCTCGACCTCTTCTCTCCCGCGACCGGCGCCTGGTTCACGGGAGCCTTCGCCGCGCCCACCGCGGCGCAGGAAGGAGCCTGGCGTGCGGCACACGCCGGCGAGCACGCGCTGGTCGTGGCCCCGACGGGCTCCGGCAAGACACTGTCCGCGTTCCTCTGGGCGCTGGACAGGCTGGCCGTCGAACCGCCGCCCGCCGACGCGCGGAAGCGCTGCCGTGTCCTCTATGTCTCCCCGCTCAAGGCGCTGGCGGTCGACGTCCAGCGCAACCTGCGCGCGCCGCTCGCCGGTATCTCGCAGGCTTCGCGGCGCCTCGGCCTCGCCCCGCCGGAGATCGAGGTCGGCATGCGCACCGGCGACACCACCGCGGCCGAGCGGCGCTCGTTCGGCAAGACCCCGCCGGACGTGCTGGTCACCACCCCGGAGTCGCTGTTCCTCATCTTGACCTCGTCGGCGCGTGAGTCGCTGCGCGGTGTCGAGACGGTGATCATCGACGAGGTGCACGCGGTCGCCGGTGGCAAGCGCGGCACGCACCTCGCGGTTTCACTCGAAAGGCTGGACGCGCTGCTACCGAAGCCCGCACAGCGGATCGGGCTGTCGGCGACGGTCCGCCCGATCGACGAGGTGGCCGCGTTCCTCGCGGGCGGGCGCCCGGTGAAGGTGGTGCAGCCGAAGCTCGCGAAGACGATCGAGGTCCGCGTCGAGGTCCCGGTCGACGACATGAGCCAGCTGGACGCGCCGAAGCGGCCCGAGCCCGGCGACGAGCCGTTCTCCTTCGAAGAAGAGGTGCTGCCCGCGCCGAAACCGTCGATCTGGCCCGCGGTCGAGGAGCGGGTGCTCGAACTGATCAAGGAGCATCGCTCGACGATCGTGTTCGCCAACTCCCGGCGGCTCACCGAGCGGCTGACGGCCCGGCTGAACGAACTCGTCGCCGAGCATGCGGAGATGGAGCGGTTCCCGGCCGAGGCGATCGGCCAATCGGGACTGGCCACCGGCGCCGAGGCCACGGTCGCCAAGGCGCACCACGGCTCGATGTCGCGTGAGCAGCGCACCAGGGTCGAAGAAGAACTGAAGTCGGGGCGGCTGCCGTGCGTGGTGGCCACCTCGTCGCTCGAACTCGGTATCGACATGGGCGCGGTCGATCTGGTGATCCAGATCGAGGCGCCGCCGACGGTCGCGTCCGGGCTCCAGCGGGTCGGCCGCGCCGGGCACCAGGTCGGCGCGGTGTCGAGCGGGGTCATGTTCCCGAAGTTCCGCGGCGACCTGGTCTCCTGCGCCGTGGTCGCCGAGCGGATGGCCTCGGGCTCGATCGAGGCCGTGCGTTATCCGCGCAACCCGCTGGACGTGCTGGCCCAGCACGTCGTGGCCATGGTCGCGCTGGAACCGTGGACGGTCGAGGACCTCGGGCGGCTGATCCGGCGCGCGGCCCCGTTCGCGGCGCTGCCGGACGACGCGCTGCTCGCGGTGCTCGACATGCTGGCCGGGCGCTACCCGAGCGAGGAGTTCGGCGAACTTCGCGCGCGGATCACCTGGGACAGGCTCACCGGCGAGCTGCGCGGACGGCCCGGCGCGCAACGGCTCGCGGTGACCTCGGGCGGGACGATCCCCGACCGGGGCCTCTTCACCGTGATGACACCCGGCGCGGACGACAAGCCGGGTTCGCGGGTCGGCGAGCTCGACGAGGAGATGGTCTACGAGTCGCGCGTCGGCGACACGATCCTGCTCGGCACCTCGTCGTGGCGGGTCACCGACATCACGCACGACCGGGTGCTCGTGGTGCCCGCGCCGGGCGAACCGGCGCGGATGCCGTTCTGGAAGGGCGACGCGCAGGGCAGGCCGCTGGAACTGGGCAGGGCGCTGGGTTCCTTCGTCCGCGAACTGTCCACTTCGGACTCCGAGAAGGCGAGGGCACGCGCCGAGACGGCCGGGCTCGACGAGCGCGCCCGCGACAACCTGCTGGCCTATCTCGAAGAGCAGAAGTCCGCGACGCGGCATGTGCCGAACGACCGGATCGTGCTGCTGGAGCGGTACCGCGACGAGCTGGGCGACTGGCGGATCATCCTGCATTCCCCGTTCGGCGCGCAGGTCAACGCGCCGTGGGCGCTCGCGATCGCCGCGCGCCTGCGGGAGAACCGCGGGGTGGACGCGCAGGTCGCCCACTCCGACGACGGGATCGTCCTGCGGCTGCCCGACGCGCTCGACTCCGACGGCGGCGAGGTCACCGTCAGCGTCGAGGACGTGCTGATCGACCCGGACGAGGTCGAGCAGATCATCGTCGCCGAGGTCGGCGGCTCGGCGTTGTTCGCCGCGCGGTTCCGGGAATGCGCGGCGCGGTCGCTGCTGCTGCCCCGGCGTGATCCCCGGCGCCGGACCCCCTTGTGGCAGCAGCGGCAGCGAGCGTCGCAGCTGCTTTCGGTCGCGGCGAAGTACGAGCGGTTCCCGGTCGTGCTCGAGGCGATGCGCGAAGTGCTTCAGGACGTGTACGACGTCGGCGGCCTCAAAGAACTGATGGGCGACGTCCGGGCGCGGCGGGTGAAGGTGGTCGAGGTCGAGACGCCGTCGCCGTCGCCGTTCGCGCGCAGCCTGCTCTTCGGCTACGTCGGCATGTTCCTGTACGAGACGGACGCACCGCTCGCCGAGCGCCGGGCCGCGGCGTTGTCGCTCGACTCGACCTTGCTGGCCGAACTGCTCGGCACCGAGGCGATCCGCGAGCTGCTGGACGCCGATGTCGTCGTCGAGATCGAACGGTCGCTGCAGCGGCTCGACGAGGACAGGCAGGCACGCAACGTCGAGGACGCCGCGGATCTGTTGCGGTTCCTGGGAGATCTGACCGTCGAAGAGGCCGCGGCGCGCGGTATCCGGCCCGGATGGCTCGACGAGCTGGAAGCGGCTCGCCGGGCGATCCGGGTGCGGATCGCCGGTGAGGAACGGTTCCTCGCCATCGAGGACGCGGGCCGGGTGCGGGACGCGCTCGGCGCGGCGCTGCCGGTCGGTGTGCCGGAGGCGTTCACCGAGCCGGTCGCGGATCCGGTGGGCGACCTGCTCGCCCGCTATGCCCGCGGCCGGGGGCCGTTCCCCGCGGCGCGGGCCGCCGAACGCTTCGGGCTGGGCGCGGCGGTGGTCCACGGTGTGCTCGACAGGCTGACCGGCGAAGGCAGGCTGGTTCGTGGCGAACTCAGTCCGCTCGGTGCAGGCGCCGAGCTTGAGTACTGCGACGCGGCCGTGTTGCGCAGGCTTCGGCGGGCTTCGCTGGCCAAGCTGCGTGCCGAGGTCGAGCCCGTCGAACCGGCGGCGCTCGGGCGGTTCTTGCCCGCATGGCACGGGATCGGCGCGCGTATGCGGTCGGCGCCGACCGCGGACGACGTGCTCTCGGTGATCGAGCAACTCGCCGGCGCGCCACTTCCGGCGAGCGCGGTGGAGTCGCTCATCCTGCCGAGCAGGCTTCCCGGCTACTCCCCCGCGTTGCTGGACGAGCTGACCACGGCGGGCGAAGTCACCTGGGCAGGCTGCGGTTCGCTCGCGGGCGGCGACGGCTGGGTCGCGCTCGCGCCGACGGACGTGGCCGACCTGCTGTTGCCGGAGATCGAGGAATCCGTGCCCAGCAGCCCGTTGCACGAGGCCATCGTGTCCACTTTGGAGGGAGGAGCGCAGTTCTTCCGCCAGCTCGTCGAGCGGGCGACGCTACTGGTCGACACCGCGCCGAACGACGCCGACGTGGTGGCCGCGCTGTGGGATCTGGTGTGGGCGGGCGTGGTCAGCGGTGACACGCTGGGTCCGTTGCGCGCACAGGTTTCCGGCAAGGGCGCCACGCACAAACCCCGCCGTGCGGCGCCTCGCGGCCGTTACGCGCGGATGCGGGCAGGCCGTCCGCACATGCCGTCGCGGTCTGGCCCGCCGACGGTCGCCGGTCGCTGGGCGCTGACCCCGCCACGCGAGACGGAGCCGACGCGGCGGGCGCACGCGCGCACCGAGGCGTTCTTGGAACGGCACGGCGTGCTGACCAGGGGCGCGCTGGAAACCGAACGCGTCACCGGCGGTTTTTCCGGGATCTACAAGGTACTTCGCGGCATGGAGGACACCGGGCAGGTCGTGCGCGGCTACGTCGTCGAAGGACTGGGCGCCGCCCAGTTCGCGGCGAAGGGCGCCGTCGACAGGCTGCGCGCGTTGTCCGACACGGGCACGCCGCGCGAGAACAAGACGAGCGCGGTCGTGCTCGCGGCGGCGGATCCGGCCCAGCCGTACGGCGCGGCGCTGCCGTGGCCTGCGGCGACCGGCGACACCAAGCACCGCCCGGCCCGCAAGGCAGGCGCGCTCGCGGTACTCGTCGACGGGATCCCGGCACTCTACGTCGAACGGGGCGGCCGCTCGCTGCTGAGCTTCACCGAAGACTCCGAAACCCTGCGCGCGGGCGCGCGGGCCCTGTCGACGGCCGTCCGCGAAGGCTGGCTCGGTCAGCTCGCGGTCCAGAAGGCCGACGGCGAGCACGCGCTGACCTCGGTGCTGTCGGAAATCCTCGTGGAGGCCGGTTTCCGGGCGACGCCGAAGGGGCTGCGCTTGCGGGCGTGA
- the def gene encoding peptide deformylase, producing the protein MAVRELRYFGDPVLKSVCDPVTKFDKNLEALVKDLMDSVKLPGRAGLAANQIGVGLRAFSYDVQGLTGYVINPEVVEVSEETHEINEGCLSVPELWFPVVRPKRVVVRGVDVHNKPIEVEGFDVLAQCLQHETDHLDGKLYLDRLTPDRKKKALSQARDKDWFWKR; encoded by the coding sequence ATGGCCGTGCGCGAGCTGCGCTACTTCGGGGATCCGGTGCTGAAGAGCGTCTGCGATCCGGTGACGAAGTTCGACAAGAACCTCGAAGCACTGGTCAAGGACCTGATGGACTCGGTCAAGCTCCCCGGTAGGGCCGGTCTCGCGGCGAACCAGATCGGCGTCGGCCTGCGTGCGTTCAGCTATGACGTCCAGGGGCTCACCGGCTATGTGATCAACCCCGAGGTCGTCGAGGTCTCCGAAGAAACCCACGAGATCAACGAAGGCTGCCTCTCGGTGCCCGAACTCTGGTTCCCGGTCGTCCGCCCGAAGCGGGTCGTCGTCCGCGGTGTCGACGTGCACAACAAGCCGATCGAGGTCGAGGGTTTCGACGTGCTCGCCCAATGTCTCCAGCACGAAACCGACCATCTCGACGGCAAGCTCTACCTCGACCGCCTCACTCCCGACCGCAAGAAGAAGGCGCTGAG